CAGGCTGAACCTCAGACAGAGCTTGTGACGGAACCTGCGCAGGAGGAAATGCAGGCCGCTGATGCACAGGAAATCCAGCCTGAAAATGCAGAGAGTGCTGCTACAGAAGGATCTACAGGTACAGATGCAGCAGAAGACAGCTCTTCTGATAGTTATATAATAGAAGATACTCTTCCGGCGGTGATGGCCGAGCCGAACGCAATTTACAGCAAGGATGTGAGGCTGGACGCACATGCGGGACAGACTTTGCCCAGTGACGCAACGGTTCTCCTGATGGTGACACCTATTGCGGAAGATGCGGACATGGATGCTTTTGCGCAGAGTCTTTCTGTTGAAAAGAATGGAAGCGGGATTGCTCTGACATGGCCACAGTACAATGAAGAGAAAGAGATCATAAATGAATCGGAAGTGAATGCCCTCATTACCACAAATGGGGATGGAAAACCCTGTGTGATGATCGGGCTTGGACAGAATGTGTCCGTGGATGATATCTGCTCCGTGACAAGCAGTCTTTCAGACTATAGGGTCAGCATGAATGCGTCTTTGCCCTTTGACAGTCTGTCAGTCAGTCTGCATGGGCAGACCCTGAGCGGGCAGGTGGCAAATCCAGATGCGAGTGCAAAATATGTGCTGGCTACTTACTTCGGAGAGGAAAGCGGTGATACCACATACGTGATCGATCATCAGGATATCACAGATCCTTCCGACATTTCCGCTGAGATTCCCAGCGAGGGTACCATGCTTCCGACGGGCAGCTATTTTGTGACAGCAAAACTGCTGAGTAAAGTAGAGGTAGAAATTGAGAATGAGGATGGAACCAAAGGAAAAGAAGAGGTTCTCCTTCCCGTTGATACGGCAGAACTGGGACAGGTGCAGTATCGGAATACGGTGCAGCCCGCAGCGCCCGCTTCGGCGGACATTCAACCGGCAGGTAATGAGATCATGCAGGCAGCCTGGAGCCAGGTGGACAATGCAGACGGCTATAAAGTAACCATTTATCAGGAAGATGGCGGAAACTTTGTGGACACCGGTAAAGGTTATATGTATGATGCGGAGGATATCAAAGCGTCCAAGATTAACGGCATCCGTTACGACGCGGATACGAAAACCTTTGTGCTGGATATGGCGCTGACCGTAGCCGGGGAAGACGTCATTGCCGATGAAGAGAAAAATACGACATCCAAGGGAACGACATCTGTCCTGGAAGCAGGCAAAAACTATAAGATTGGCGTGCAGGCTTACAATTATCTGAAAGATGAGACGGGCGACAGGATTGACAATTCCAACGTATACAGCGAAGAGAAGCTTTCCAATGCTTCTCTGCTGCCAAAATACACGCCGCTGGATCTGGATGTGAAATTTGAAATCCAGAAGCAGGGGGAATCATCTTCTGAGCTTGTTTCTCAGACAGTGACAGAGGAAAATGGGGTGTTCTCCTGCGTTTCCGGAGCGGGTGCAGATGACAAGTGGTATCTGACCCTGTCGAACAAGACCGGAGAAAATGCAGCGTATACGCTGACAAGGACGGATACAGACACGGAATATCCGGCTGTGGGAGAAGGAAAATTTGAGATCGACAATGTGGACATCACCGGCTCTATCATGGTTCGCATGGACGCCAAAGTGGATAAAGGAAGCTATACGGATATCACGACGAAGTATCTGCTCATTGAAAAGGACGAGACAGCACCCATGATCAGCCTGGATGATTCGATCGTCTATGCGGATGCAAAATCCGGAGAATATACGATCACCGGTATTGCAGAACCCAACAGCGCTATTTACCGGATCAACCTTTGGGGAGGCACGCTGGAGGAGAAGATTGCGGATGCCGACGAGAATGGAAAGTTTTCCTATACGGGAAAACTGGAGCTGACCATGGATCAATACGTGTTCGATGAGAATGGAGAATTCGTTCTCGATGAAAACGGGGATCCGGTGCTTGAGACAGTGGCTGTTGAGACGGGAGAGAAGATTTCTCTTCTGGCAGCAGACGGCAATGGCAACTGGTCGGATACTGTGGCGGCATTTGTGACGCTGGCAGATCATGACTGGGAGGATGACTACACTATTGATGAGGAACCGACCTGTTCCACGGAAGGCAGCAAGTCGATCCATTGTAAGACGTGTGAGGCCACCAAAGACAGCCAGGTCATCCCTGTCACAACGCATAACTTTGAAAAGGATCCCGTTGCGTACACGGCGCCTACAGCCACGCAGAACGGTTCAGCAACCTATCGGTGTGCTGTGTGCCAGGAAACAAAGACCATCGAGATTCCGGCAGTGGAACTGACCGTTGGCGAATCTGTGAAAAAACTGTCCGATGTGACTTTTGGCATCGAAGGCTGGAGCTGCGACGATTCACAGGTATTGCAGCCGGGAACGGTTGTGGATGCAGTTGCCAAATACCGATTGACGGAAAATCTGACAATCACTGCCAACGTGCGGATCAAAGTATCCTGTTCCGCCACCAGTGCGGTGCACAAATCCGGCACGAGCGATCCGGCGGTCATCCGATGCACCGGTGTGCTGGAGGCCTTCCAGGGATTGACTGTAGATGGAAAAACGCTGACCAATGGCAAAGAATATACGGCAGAGTCCGGTTCCACAATTCTGACCTTCACGGCAGATTACCTGAATACGTTGACCGTCGGTACCCACACGGTTGTACTGGCCTATGATGCAGGGGAGGCAAGGGCAAGACTGCTGATTACAGAGGATGGCAATTCCGGTGCGGGAGATAACTCCCATACGGGAAATTCCGGACCCAGCAGTTCCCAAGGTGATCCATCCGGCACGGCAAAGACACCGGATACCGGAGATCACAGTCCGGTGCTGTGGTGGATGCTTCTTCTGATCTTCTCAGCAGGCAGTGTGATCGCGCTTGTTATCTTTGGACGACGCAGGAACAGGAAAAGAAGATAACAGATATGAATAGATTGCGGGATTCGAAAAAAGAATTGTCGGAATCGGCAGGAAAAGAATCTTGTGTGAGAAGGGGTATATGATTATAGAAGAGAAAGCAGCGTTCCTGCAAAAGTGGGAGGCTGCTTTCTCTGATATATTATAGATAGATTAATGCTTTAATGCTGATGATGTTCGATCAGCGCCAGATTTACCCCGTTGGGATCTTTGGAAAAAGCCATGCGTCCCACGGTCGTCGGTACCGGCTCCATGGTAATGGTAACGCCCTTTGCCTTCAACTCCGCCAGTGTGCTGTCCAGATCAGGCACATCTATCCCCATAGAATAAAGCCCGGTCTGGAATTTTGGATTCTGGATCAGCTCAATGAGAGACTGGCCGCCATCCAGAATAGTGATGCACACGCCGTTCCCCAGCGGATGTTCACTGACCACCGGGAAATGCAGGATATCCCGGTAGAAAGAAACGGATTCTTCCATCTCATTGACGATGAGTGTTGTGTACTGTGCTTTCATATAAGTAATCCCCCTTTTCTCTGCGCTCATTATATCATGATTCGCACATTCTGTGCTTGACGCTGCTTTGCAGCTATCATGATCCAATTCACCACTCGTCATTCATGCCAGCATGATGCCTCGCTTGCGCTCATTATATCATGAACCCGCGCTGTTGCACCTTAAAAAATTATTTGGAAATTTTGGAAAGTTTTTGTTGACACAGGGGTGGCGCTGTGGTAATATACTTTTTGCGCGGTAAAAACGGCGCTGGTTCAAAAGAAAATGAATCACAAAAAAATAGAAAAAAGTGTTGACAAGAGATTGAAAACATGATATTCTACAAAAGTTGCAGCGATAACCGCTGACAGCGAAGAACCTTGATAATCGAACAGTGAAACAACCCTGAAAATTTCTTTAAGAGATTTCAGAACAGCATAGAATTTTGATTCTAATGCAACCTTAAAAACAGTAAGTAAGGAAAAGCTAGTAAGTTTTTTCTGACAAAGGATTTTAACATGAGAGTTTGATCCTGGCTCAGGATGAACGCTGGCGGCGTGCTTAACACATGCAAGTCGAACGAAGCACTTTTGCTGAGACCTTCGGGTGGATTTAAAAGTGACTGAGTGGCGGACGGGTGAGTAACGCGTGGGTAACCTGCCTCACACAGGGGGATAACAGTTAGAAATGACTGCTAATACCGCATAAGCGCACGGTCTCGCATGGGACAGTGTGAAAAACTCCGGTGGTGTGAGATGGACCCGCGTCTGATTAGCTAGTTGGTGGGGTAACGGCCTACCAAGGCGACGATCAGTAGCCGACCTGAGAGGGTGACCGGCCACATTGGGACTGAGACACGGCCCAAACTCCTACGGGAGGCAGCAGTGGGGAATATTGCACAATGGGGGAAACCCTGATGCAGCGACGCCGCGTGATTGAAGAAGTATTTCGGTATGTAAAGATCTATCAGCAAGGAAGAAAATGACGGTACTTGACTAAGAAGCCCCGGCTAACTACGTGCCAGCAGCCGCGGTAATACGTAGGGGGCAAGCGTTATCCGGATTTACTGGGTGTAAAGGGAGCGTAGGCGGTCTGGCAAGCCAGAAGTGAAAGCCCGGGGCTTAACCCCGGGACTGCTTTTGGAACTGTTAGACTAGAGTGTCGGAGAGGTAAGTGGAATTCCTAGTGTAGCGGTGAAATGCGTAGATATTAGGAGGAACACCAGTGGCGAAGGCGGCTTACTGGACGATAACTGACGCTGAGGCTCGAAAGCGTGGGGAGCAAACAGGATTAGATACCCTGGTAGTCCACGCCGTAAACGATGAATACTAGGTGTTGGGGAGCATGGCTCTTCGGTGCCGCAGCAAACGCAATAAGTATTCTACCTGGGGAGTACGTTCGCAAGAATGAAACTCAAAGGAATTGACGGGGACCCGCACAAGCGGTGGAGCATGTGGTTTAATTCGAAGCAACGCGAAGAACCTTACCAAGTCTTGACATCCCGATGACCGTTCCGTAATGGGGACTTCTCTTCGGAGCATCGGTGACAGGTGGTGCATGGTTGTCGTCAGCTCGTGTCGTGAGATGTTGGGTTAAGTCCCGCAACGAGCGCAACCCCTATCTTCAGTAGCCAGCATTTTGGATGGGCACTCTGGAGAGACTGCCAGGGATAACCTGGAGGAAGGTGGGGATGACGTCAAATCATCATGCCCCTTATGACTTGGGCTACACACGTGCTACAATGGCGTAAACAAAGAGAAGCGAAGCTGTGAGGCAGAGCAAATCTCAAAAATAACGTCTCAGTTCGGATTGTAGTCTGCAACTCGACTACATGAAGCTGGAATCGCTAGTAATCGCGAATCAGAATGTCGCGGTGAATACGTTCCCGGGTCTTGTACACACCGCCCGTCACACCATGGGAGTCAGTAACGCCCGAAGTCAGTGACCTAACCGCAAGGAAGGAGCTGCCGAAGGCGGGACCGATAACTGGGGTGAAGTCGTAACAAGGTAGCCGTATCGGAAGGTGCGGCTGGATCACCTCCTTTCTAAGGAAGAATAAAGTAGGGGTTGTTTTACTGTTCGGTTATTAAGTAGAGCACTTAACGATTGGCGAGCCGAAAGGCGAAGACAGAGTTTAGTGCGAACTTAGTTCGAAGGAACTTAATGAGATCAAGCGAGAGCGCAGATCGAATTTAGTGAATCGAACTTCCTTGTGAAAACTAAATAACCAAGAAACACTTACAGAGGAAGTTCTGTTGCAGCAAGCTGCAAAGAACAGCTTTCGCACTAAGCTCGAAAGGACCTCGCTAAGTGCTCAATGCTTCCGGTGGCGATGCGCTCAGGGGACACACCCGTTCTCATCCCGAACACGATGGTTAAGACCTGAGCGGCCGATGATACTATATTGGAGACGATATGGGAAAGCAGGTGGCTGCCGGAATTACAAAAAGAAAATCACCGCAAGTGAGAGATCACGGGTGTTTAAAATAGAACAGGCATTGAATCTGAGAAGAAGAGATGCTAACCTGGATCAGCAGGGAAGTGCTGTTTGAATAGCTGGCTTGACCAGTGATTAGAGTTTGGAAAGAATTCCTGATTCTAATGACTGCTCAAGCAGTCAGATAGTGATGTATGTACGAGTACAACACGCAAGTGATGTACATTGCACCTCGAAAGCGAAGCTTTCTCGGTCGCGTGCAGGCACGCTATACATACAAAATCATAAAGACGCTTGTGGATGCAAGCATCCGTCGCGCTTTCTGATTTCGCATGTGCAATGTACCTTGAAAACCGCATATTGTATATCCAGTATGAAGTTGTCAACTTAGTTGATATACGTCATACGCTAAAGAGATAGGAAAAAGACATCCGAGGACATCACGGGAAACTGTGATGGACTTAAAAAGAGATGAAAACTCTTAAAAACGAACCTGGACCCATAAGGATTGACGCTACATTCCTTATGATGGTCAAGCAACAAAGAGCGCAGGGTGGATGCCTTGGCACTAAGAGCCGATGAAAGACGTAATAAGCTGCGAAAAGCTTCGGGGAGGAGCAAATATCCATTGATCCGGAGATATCTGAATGGGGGAAACCCGGCGGAGCAACCCTCCGTCAGCATGTACTGAATACATAGGTGCATGTGGGGAACCCGGGGAACTGAAACATCTAAGTACCCGGAGGAAAAGAAAGAAAACTCGATTTCCAAAGTAGCGGCGAGCGAAATGGAAAGAGCCTAAACCAGAGTGCGTGCATTCTGGGGTTATGGACTGCGATAAGTGACTGGAATGATAGAAGAACGGTTTTGGGAAAGCCGGCCATAGAGGGTGAAAGCCCCGTAATCGAAATCAGGAAGGAGCGAGCAGGATCCGAAGTACCGCGAGACACGTGGAACCTTGCGGGAAGTCGGGGGGACCACCCCCCAAGGCTAAATACTACTTAGTGACCGATAGCGCATAGTACTGTGAAGGAAAGGTGAAAAGGACCCCGGGAGGGGAGTGAAAGAGAACCTGAAACCCTGTGTTTACAAACTGTGGAACCGCTTTATATGCGGAACCGCGTACTTTTTGTAGAACGGTCCGGCGAGTTACATGATCTGGCAAGGTTAAGCACTTAAGGTGTGGAGCCGAAGGGATACCAAGTCTTAATAGGGCGTCAAGTCAGATCAAGTAGACCCGAAACCGGGTGATCTATCCATGTCCAGGCTGAAGTTGCCGTAAAAGGCAATGGAGGGCCGAACCCACATCCGTTGAAAAGGGTGGGGATGAGGTGTGGATAGGGGAGAAATTCCAATCGAACCCGGAGATAGCTGGTTCTCCTCGAAATAGCTTTAGGGCTAGCCTCATACAAGTCTTGCGGAGGTAGAGCACTGAATTTCCTAGGGGGCGTCAAAGCTTACCGAAGAATATCAAACTCCGAATGCCGTAAAGATGGTGTATGGGAGTCAGACTGCACGAGATAAGTTGGGTAGTCAAAAGGGAAAGAGCCCAGACCTCCAGCTAAGGTCCCAAAGTGCGTGTTAAGTGGAAAAGGATGTGGGATTTCAAAGACAACCAGGATGTTGGCTTAGAAGCAGCCATACATTAAAAGAGTGCGTAATAGCTCACTGGTCGAGAGGTCCTGCGCCGAAAATGTCCGGGGCTAAAACACGACACCGAAGCTGAGGAATGATACTTTTAGTATGATTGGTAGAGGAGCATTGCATGCGAGACGAAGCAGTACCGTAAGGAGCTGTGGATTGCATGGAAGAGAGAATGCCGGAATGAGTAGCGAGAAGAAGGTGAGAATCCTTCTGGCCGAATATCTAAGGTTTCCAGAGTAAAGCTGATCTGCTCTGGGTAAGTCGGGGCCTAAGGCGAGGTCGAAAGACGTAGTCGATGGATAACAGGTTGAAATTCCTGTACCTCATAATAACAGAACTGTGGGGACGCAGAAAGAGAGCACGGGCCGGGGATGGAAGAACCGGTACAAGCGAGGTAGGAGGTTTGTTGGAAAATCCGCAAATCAATCCGAAGGCGTGATGTGGACCGAAATCTAGTAGGGAAGCGTGTGAGCTGGCTGCCAAGAAAAGCCGCTATTGTTTATTATGAGCCCGTACCGTAAACCGACACAGGTGGATGAGGAGAGAATCCTAAGGCCGACGGGAGAAGCATTGTTAAGGAACTCGGCAAAATGACCCCGTAACTTCGGGAGAAGGGGTGCCTCTGTAACAGGAGGCCGCAGAGAATTGGCCCAAGCAACTGTTTAGCAAAAACACAGGTCTATGCAAAACCGCAAGGTGAAGTATATGGGCTGACGCCTGCCCGGTGCTGGAAGGTTAAGGGGAGGGCTTAGCGTAAGCGAAGGTCCGAACTTAAGCCCCAGTAAACGGCGGCCGTAACTATAACGGTCCTAAGGTAGCGAAATTCCTTGTCGGGTAAGTTCCGACCCGCACGAAAGGCGTAATGATTTGGGCACTGTCTCAACAATGGACCCGGTGAAATTGAAGTACCAGTGAAGATGCTGGTTACCCGCGCCAGGACGGAAAGACCCCATGGAGCTTTACTCTAGCTTGATACTGGGATTCGGTATTGCATGTACAGGATAGGTGGGAGGCTATGAAAGAAGGACGCCAGTCTTTCTGGAGCCGCTGTTGGGATACCACCCCTTGTGGTACTGGGTTTCTAACCTGCCGCCATGAACTGGCGGAGGGACAATGTCAGGTGGGGAGTTTGACTGGGGCGGTCGCCTCCGAAAGGGTATCGGAGGCGCTCAAAGGTTCCCTCAGAATGGTTGGAAACCATTCGTAGAGTGCAAAGGCAGAAGGGAGCTTGACTGTGACACCGACGGGTGGAGCAGGTACGAAAGTAGGACTTAGTGATCCGGTGGTATAAAGTGGGATTGCCATCGCTCAACGGATAAAAGCTACCCTGGGGATAACAGGCTTATCACTCCCAAGAGTTCACATCGACGGAGTGGTTTGGCACCTCGATGTCGGCTCATCGCATCCTGGGGCTGTAGTAGGTCCCAAGGGTTGGGCTGTTCGCCCATTAAAGCGGTACGCGAGCTGGGTTCAGAACGTCGTGAGACAGTTCGGTCCCTATCCGGCGTGGGCGTAGGATATTTGAGAGGAGCTGTCCTTAGTACGAGAGGACCGGGATGGACTGACCTCTGGTGCATCGGTTGTTCACCAAGAGCATGGCCGAGTAGCCAAGTCGGGACGGGATAAACGCTGAAGGCATCTAAGCGTGAAGCCCCCCTCAAGATGAGATATCCCAGCGAAAGCTGTAAGACCCCTTGAAGACGACAAGGTAGATAGGGCAGAGGTGGAAGTGCGGTAACGCATGCAGCTGACTGTCACTAATAGGTCGAGGGCTTGACCAAAGAACTTGGAGAGCGGCATGGAGCAGCTGGAGGCGGAGAAGAATGTTTACATTCTGAGACGCTGACAGATGGGACATGACATTCGCGAAGCGAAAGGCAGCGAGAAGAAGCGAAGCGGATTCGAGCTGACCGCCGCGGAGTGTTCAAAGAGTGCGTTGGTCGTTCGAACGAATGAAGATGAGTTCGAACTTCCGACAGTGGTTCAGGAAAAACGGATGTAATACAATATGTGGTTTTGAAGGTACATGCCTTTTTATATTCCTCGATAGCTCAATGGTAGAGCATTCGGCTGTTAACCGAAGGGTTGTTGGTTCGAGCCCAACTCGGGGAGCTAAAGATTCGATCATATGGTCGGATCTTTTTTTATTGTCATAAACAAAGCAAGATCTGCAATTACAGTTAGTGTTGACTTAAACGACTTTTCTATGCTACCATTCATATAGCACATTTGCACTGCATAACCGCTACAGTACAAACTGAGCAGGCGACAAGAACTTCACAGATACAGGGAAGCTCCTGTTGGCCGGGCCATATATGGCAGCAGATGAATTTATTTTTGCATATTTTCGGAAAACAACAGCATCTGTGGGACAGTAGTTACGATTGTTCCATGGGTGTTTTTTTTATACAAATATATAAAAATATAGTGGAATCATGACGGGGAAACAGCAATATATTTATATTCATTGGGGGACTAAAAATGGGAAAGAATCATATACTAAATCGACTGATCCATCTGGCGGTAAAAGACAGCGAGGATATACAGGATCCGAAAGCACGGCTGGCTGTGGGAAAACTGTCCGGCGCCATAGGCATTGTGTGCAATCTGATCCTGGCAGGCAGTAAGCTGCTGGTGGGGATGCTGGCGTCTTCCATGTCTATCATGGCAGATGGCCTGAATAATCTGTCTGATGCGGCCAGCTCCATCGTGACACTGATCGGCTTCCGGCTGGCAGAGAAGCCTGCGGATGCAGACCATCCCTACGGGCATGCCAGATACGAATATCTGTCCGGCCTGGCGGTGGCCGTGATGATCATTCTGATCGGATTTGAGCTGGCGAGAAACTCTGTTGAGAAAATTTTGCATCCGACGGCGGTGGAATTTTCTCTGGTAACTGGCGTCGTGCTGATTTTCTCCATTCTGGTAAAATCCAGCATGTTCTGGATGAATGAAAATCTGGGAAAAATGATCCACTCCAACACGTTGGCAGCGACCGCTGCGGACAGCCGCAACGATGTCATCACCACCGGTGCGGTGCTTCTGGCTTCCCTGGTGGAAGTTTTTACCGGATTCCAGATTGATGGATTTATGGGATTGGCAGTTGCGCTTTTCATTCTGTACAGCGGTGCCAACCTGGCGAAGGAAACGATTTCTCCGTTGCTGGGAGAGGCGGCCAACCCGGAACTGCAGAAAATCATCGTGGACTGCGTGACATCCTGTCCGAAGGTGCTGGGCTGCCATGACCTGATGGTGCATGATTATGGCCCGGGCCAGCGTTTTGCCAGCGTGCATGTGGAGATGGACAAGGACGAGGATCCATTGGTATGCCATGAGCTCATCGATGGTATGGAGCGGGATTGCCTGAACAATCACGGCATTCACCTTGTCATTCACTACGACCCGGTGGTAACGGACAATCCGCAGCTGGAACGGATGAAAGAGATTGTGGCATCTATACTGAAAGTGCGCGATACGCATATGACGATCCATGATTTTCGGATGGTGCCGGGAGAAAAGCATATCAATCTGATTTTTGATATTGCGCTGCCCACAGAACTGCAGGGAAAGGAAAAAGAAATCCAGGGTGCGCTGGAGGAGGCACTGAACAATTTGGGAGACAGTACTTATCAAACCGTCATTACCTTCGATCCCATCGCTTTTAACGGTGGAGAAGCATAAAAAACGGGTCAAAAAACGCAGGGAAAATAATTGGAAAATCCCTTGCAAATACGCAAAATATATGATATGATAATGTCTGCTGTGACGGAAAGGATTGTGTTAGATTTTCTTCGTTTTGGCAGACATATGGCTCCATGGTCAAGCGGTTAAGACACCGCCCTTTCACGGCGGTAACAGGGGTTCAAATCCCCTTGGAGTCACTGTGGCGACATAGCCAAGTGGTAAGGCGTGGGTCTGCAACACCCTGATCACCAGTTCAAATCTGGTTGTCGCCTCTCGAAAACCTCGATAAAATCGGGGTTTTTTTGTACTTAAAATGTATGTAAGTGTATGTAACCCTCAAATGATAAAACTTCAGCGATGTTTTTTCATGCGTGTCTTTCCTGTAAAGACATAGCGTGCTATAATAAACGCAGAGTGTTTTGGCAAAGGATGCCAGAAAGGAGAACAACGATGCTTGAATTTCGATATGACACACAGCTGCTGATCGAGGGCGAAGGCCTGGACGAGGATGTGATCAGCGATTATTTTACAGAGAATTTCAAAGGGGATTGCCTGCTGGCAGTGGGCGATGAGGATCTGATCAAGATTCATTTCCACACAAATGAGCCCTGG
Above is a window of Oscillospiraceae bacterium NTUH-002-81 DNA encoding:
- a CDS encoding VOC family protein, with the protein product MKAQYTTLIVNEMEESVSFYRDILHFPVVSEHPLGNGVCITILDGGQSLIELIQNPKFQTGLYSMGIDVPDLDSTLAELKAKGVTITMEPVPTTVGRMAFSKDPNGVNLALIEHHQH
- a CDS encoding cation diffusion facilitator family transporter, which gives rise to MGKNHILNRLIHLAVKDSEDIQDPKARLAVGKLSGAIGIVCNLILAGSKLLVGMLASSMSIMADGLNNLSDAASSIVTLIGFRLAEKPADADHPYGHARYEYLSGLAVAVMIILIGFELARNSVEKILHPTAVEFSLVTGVVLIFSILVKSSMFWMNENLGKMIHSNTLAATAADSRNDVITTGAVLLASLVEVFTGFQIDGFMGLAVALFILYSGANLAKETISPLLGEAANPELQKIIVDCVTSCPKVLGCHDLMVHDYGPGQRFASVHVEMDKDEDPLVCHELIDGMERDCLNNHGIHLVIHYDPVVTDNPQLERMKEIVASILKVRDTHMTIHDFRMVPGEKHINLIFDIALPTELQGKEKEIQGALEEALNNLGDSTYQTVITFDPIAFNGGEA
- a CDS encoding kinase to dihydroxyacetone kinase, with protein sequence MLEFRYDTQLLIEGEGLDEDVISDYFTENFKGDCLLAVGDEDLIKIHFHTNEPWKVLEYCATLGEIYDIVVEDMDRQARGLKG